The genomic DNA ATAATGCGGTATATGCCGCACGCTAAGTTACTAgtaaattaagtattttatacaGACTTTGTAAATCAGTAGcagattttataaagtattttatttacaaatcaaGTATTGCATTCCGATTCGAATACTGCAGTACACTATCGCTAAATTGCACCCaagctaaaataaatatcttacAAAAACTGCATAACATGGCTatgagaataatttttaatgtaaacaaatatatagaaattgaattaattttttaaaaccaagAGTCGTTTACAATCGTTTTGTAATGATTTATAGAATGCTGAATGGCTTAACATCTGCATATCTTTGTAATATAATCCAATTTAATGGCGATAATCATCAGTATTACACTGGAAATAGAACTTCACTTAAAATGCTTTTGCCAGCCTGACAGAAACGGGCCGGACTAAATACATACTATAATCACCTATCTTTTGATacatattaaatcattaactcattaaatatttggaattaaaaatatatattctgtaTCTCTATTTGATCTTCTATAGCATTTATTATAgtatacgattatttttttattatctcattttaattgatttgatgtcttattttatttttgtacttgCTCCTTGCTTTATTGTCATTTTCCCTTACCCTCCCTCTCTGTCTTTCAACTTTCATATTCTGAGGTACCTGAGGAAGATGTCGATCCAAGTAAGCCCCAATTTTATGCATTGGTCGAGAGGGGGCGTATTTTCTTTCCCATGTGCACCTACAaagcgataattttattgtggtttacattacatatatttaaattaaaaaaaaaatagtctggcaatttaattttatggatTTCAAATGTGCGCCGACCCTTGCTGATATTGTCAATTCGTAATATGCTTTTACAAGGCTATAATTTTAGGGAATATTCTTTCATCtatctcaaaaatttatgttgaGAGCCAggtatatttgtaaaatcacgCGCCGATGGTATCTATCGACATTAATTGACAGAATAAGACATATTGTAGCGTAACATTCTAAAAGATGCGTCATGAGACCCATTGCAACAGGCATACTTCTAAAAGAAATCTATCTGAAAAcatgtatacatttttttaatattccgAATTCCCTGCAAGAATTTTAGTCGATTTCTGTTATAGTATGGCTCATACTGAACACACATATTCtttgttttttgttatttttgacCTGTGTtatgagttattttattttttacagtatgtCGTGAATGGCTTGTTCATGAAGATGGTGCGTTAGCATACCGTCTGCAGGATAAAGAAAGTACGTATTTTAGGTATAATATAcgatttcttattaaattactaaaaaaaaacaaaaacggGTTTGAGGAAGTAAGTGAATGACaattatgaaaatgtttttcagtTAAAGAACATTATTCTGGTAATAAAGTTCGAAATGCTCAAGTTAGAGAAGACTTACCACGAGCTAAGATCGAACAACAACTTGAAGAATTGAAATATCACTCACTTATACAACAGCAGTAAGTATTTTTCTCATTGTAGAAATATCagctatagaaaaaaaaaaaatatcccagAAGTTTCAGTTCGAATTTCAAGGGTGAGCGGAGGAAATCCCAAGACAAAAAATCCTCTACCATTTTTAAACCCGACGTGCTGATAAtcctataattaaaaaaggcCATTGAAAAACTTGACTTCCCCTTTCTTTTCTCTACAAACTGTTTCTAATTTTTACCATTCTGGCATAATTATGAATCACACAAGAAACAAAATATTCAGGACTCAATGTCACGTTGTGAATCTTCGCACTTTCAACGGTGGCGGTCATTCTCGCTGCCATTTTTTTCTGCAGTTTTCCTTATTTTACTCTTTCTGCTTGAGTGCGCTTCTATTggctactttttttttatgtatgatcaaTAACCGGCGTGTCAGGTGCAAAAATAGTATTGGACTGATCGTTTCCGAATTTTATCGTCTATCCGgccttaaaaaatatatatatatatatggggcattccacgccaaatcgaccactttagAACacgacccctttcgatttcactgaaaattttttctcattttctgCTCTATCAAATACGTTtctcagaattttttcaaattttttgatccaaccaaagttatgaatttttataacaaaggctttttttgttcaacaagctataactttttcaaaaattggctTATcaggacgtttttttttctaaaaatcaatttttgaaaaagccatggcttaatgaaaaaaaaagccttttttttaattcacctTTTTTTGATCGGGTAAAAACATTCTGAGCAATGTTTTTGATGGGGtagaaaatgagaaaaaaatgttcCACCAAATCGAAGGGGGCCGGGTTTCAAAGTGGACGATTTGTCGTAGAAAGtccatgtttttttatttcaccgcaaacggcgacccgaaaatttgaaatgcgGTTGAGCTAtagagaatttgaaaaaaaatcctaactttcttatgtattttgaatgggaaaatttcaaaatcaaatttaaagtacttaaaattaaaattaagagctgaaaactttcaaggaattttttttgcaatgtctaaaataatattttgaaaaaatataatataatataatattttcaaaaaaaaaaaataaaaaagaatggTAATCATCACGAAACTTtcgattttttccgaaaattcgaaaaatgaGAAGAAGTTTTCAACCAAATCGAAGGGGATTGGGTTctaaagtggtcgatttgacGTGGAGTGTCCCATATAtaacaagtaattttttttgttatcagaGAAGAAAAAGATGCGTTTATTGCACGTGAAGTTGCATTAAAGCTGGAGAGAGAAGAAAGAATTCGAGAGCGAgaacttgaagaaaaaatgaaatatcaatTACAACTTGACGACGAAAGACTACAAATGGAAGTTGAATTATTAATGCAGAGACGTTTGCAAGAAGAGAAAGATCAGGTATATTTACTCAATTTATGAATAGAGAtttcaaagtaaatatttacatgCATTTCTATAAGTAAATCATTGTGATGTTTCGTTGCAAAGTTGTTTTCATGCATACTGTGTTGTAAACATTATTAATgtgttttttaattcttatagGAAATAGCAAAAATGATACAAGAAGAGGAGAACTCTGCAGACTTGAACGCTAGTTTAATTGATGATCAATTCTTAAGAGACCGAAAGCTAGCAATGGAAGCACAAGATGCCGAGTTTGCACGATTGTtacaagaaaaagaaaaaatgaaagcCCGTCGTGCGCGTGAACGTgctagacaaaaaaaattgaatcggCAACAGACGCAACAACTTGAATGTCAGATTGATGATATCAAATCCCAAATACCAAATGGATCAGACTTGATGGTTgataatgagaaaaaatcaCCTCAACAGTCAAGTGATTTCACTCATCATCCTTTTCAATGTTTAACGCCTGAAAGAATTCAAGTATTAAGAGATCAGAAGGAAGATGTTCAAGAATGTTCAAATGTCGCTGCAATAATTGATCcaacttattataaaaatagtaacCCAAGTAGTTCGAGTAGTTCCAGTAATATCATGAGCCCATCTTATCTATCACCTACTTTTTCTGATGATCTCGAGAACGATAATATTCCATGTTATATGCCAATTCAAGGTCAACGACGTATGCAAATTCCAGCTTCACCTCTGTTTcatgaagaaaaaaacaagCGTCGAGTGAAAGACGGCTGTAAAAATCAAtgaacaaaacaaaataataataataaggaaaTCAAGACgcgaaaaattcgaatttatttcaaaaaaaatttcgatactTTCTAAAAATCTAATGACTACTGtagattatatttttatatcaagacaaaatttgatttataatgattttatatgagtactatgaattatttttcaactatGTAGATTATTATCCTAACTcattaaatagaaatttttatatataagaataatgAAAATCATCAcaacttaagaaaaaaaaaaatgacattggATACAGTACACTGCATACAAcagtattttttctttcggAATATTTTCAGCTCTCACAGCAATACTGTTATGAcagtattataaatatgaaagtTTAATGCAAAGAGGAATATGTATATTGACTAAAGCAAAACttgccctgtttagaaaatctcatactCTTCAATAGACTCTCATAAATTTctatagagattttataagaatgaacaAGTTCTATAAGAAGtactatagttaagtatagggccttatacatacagctataaaattttgtaagcaGGGTGGTCTTACTATTTTGAGAATATCGAAATTAATCTaaaatggttaaaatatataacacgAGTATagtattattatgattttttttacaagaattAGAAGGCGGGGTACTCTTACTTATCCTAGTGAacttttgaaactttttgtaACTAAACATCAATGATGAACATGTTGATAACCTATAGCAGATGTctctgattgaaaaaaatgatttgatatgattaaaaataattcaaatgttaatcattttaattattctaaatCGGTAAATCATCTTGCTTTTGTTACGTttctgtaatattttattattaaataattaacatacattaaattatcattttcaatttttaattataagccGTTTGAAACGGAAATATCTTAGATATACaatataagaattttaacgcagttcattattattattattattatttaattaatttttaataagactTCGTCATTTGTAGTTTAATTGTAACATGCCATCATGCGAAAAAAGCCTTATATCTTTCGCATGTAATGATTACAtattcttatgaaaaaaaaaaaaaaaattattacataaatttaaactacAAAAATCATTCATGTGGAATTAggtatttttagttattcTTTTCTAAAGTAATTGTCTTGATAGTCGTTGATCCGTGATTCGATTCCGAAGTAAGATCTCTGTCAGGCACATGGAAAAAATACAGCATAAATCCCGCAGCTAATAATAAATGCATTCCAGTAATTATTGCAGTGTATATTAGTTTCTGCTTACCTAAACAAGAATCAAAAGTAAGAACgatcgatttttaaataataataaattcaatgtaCAATTTCAGACCAtttgttgatatttttatgttcAATATGTGAATTCTGAAATTGTCCATTAAATCAAtccatttaattttgtaattgtaGTAATATTACTGTTTATGAATGGAAGTAAGCAACGAAGTAATACTCCTCCGGACATTAATGATGCTACACCAACTAGTAACCATTGAAACCATCCAATCTGAATGGTCCACAAAATAGCCACTGgaatatatattgataaagaATAACCATAAAGACATAGTAGATCTAATAGCCTCAAGTCTTGATTAGTCTGAAATCAAGATCATGATTAATGGGATTACTCATTATATATGCAAATATGAGAAACgttattttcaatgaaaattacCTCCATTAACTGTGTATTTAAGCTATTGTTTGGTGAAGCGTTAGTCCACTTCATTCCACCCCAAAGACTAAGAGGTAACATCCAAACATAAAGACATATAGATATTGCGGCATAGGATACTATATGGAAATCATATTTCCAATGATACTTTCCATTATTGGctgtttgtaaataattagcaAAATTGCCACTTATCGCTACCACAAATATAAGAGTGACAGGAATCCAAAATGGCCCGTAAAGATCTGGGTTCGGTTTAATCtgggataataaataattatcttcatTGCTTGGTAACATagactttttaattctttcaaaAACGTCATGAGTTTCAACATTGAAGAATTGTTGATAATATTCTaaggtccaaaaatttttgttttcttctgCTGCAATTTGAAAAAGAAGTAACCCATGTTtataaagaaagaaaaaattttcagtttattTTACAATCTTTTATACTGTATTTTCCTTCAATTTAGTATGTTACGAAACAATCTAAtttacacacacgcacattCACACTGCTACGTTTTAAAATGCGTTTCGAGTTAttccaaaaatgaaattaaaaaaagatgtTTTTTGTGGGTAACTTTCATTATACTTTGtgaattgatttcaaaatctaaccagctctaaaactctgaAATCCGCATAGAATTACGCCTTAACCAATAtgattaaatcattaattcaaGAGATCTTTAatgagataattaaaaaaaaagttttttcgaataacatcaacattgttaaaataattgattctcAAGTTTAGTAGGCGTTGGAGACTAGAAAACAGTATTGAATACCTCGTTAAAAAACGGCTGattcgttcaaaagatatcgtccagaaaaaaattgaaaagactAATTTATCTTAGTCTTTCTGTGTAACTCACaatgtaatttattcaatGTTTTCAAAAGTAAATCGGTTCTTCgcctttatagtctctttcgatcacaACATTATGTATTGTAATTGGTTcgttagtttaaataatataatgaatCAGACATTTTTAAAACCACCGTTATGCACATTTTTCtcgaatattttatatatgaacGCTCtgatcgaattaaaaaaaaatctaacttCCCATCTTATTCacttttattgatttctgTCCGAACACATTGGCTTTATCAAGCGTAATTGTAaacataattttgaaaaacgcttactaattattttcgacttcgcgaattttttaagtttaatataaaatgtaactTTATTTCGAGCTTGGAGAGCTCTAAAATATTAAAGTACGTAAGGTTCAGCTCGAAAAGCTTAAAATATTGACGTTGATGTTTTTTtagctcgaaaacagtggAAAGTTTCAGAGCTGTAGGGTCAAtcgattttcaattttttatttttatggaaatCTCGTTTGTGGATGATCATAAACCGATGAATTCACGAAACTTCAGCAGACAAAACATTGAAGAAGCTTTGCACGATTATACTGACTTTCATCTGTAAAAACTGTATATTTGAGCTGTGAATTGGAGGTTTTCAACTTGGGCTGTAAATTTACCATGGATTTACATTATCATTAATGCACTATCTTTTCACCGATTCCGCGCGTTTTcatcccccgacaaaatatcctatcagcaaaatttctcttttttatttaaatgttttatttgtacTGTTCACAACTAATTTGGGTGCTTGTTTTTCAgggaaattttgataatttatgaataaaaagtaACTGCCTATTTAGATTGCTAGTTTTCCAggaaaattgtgaaaattatatCGAAAGATATTTTGTTGGGGATATTATGTCCGGAGATATTTTAtcgggggatattttgtccgtagGATATTtcgtcggggatattttgtcgggggatgAAAATGCACATTACCCTTTTCACCATGATGGAATCGCTAGGCTAATTAACatccatttaaatttaaaacctaAAGATAACATATGTTATGAtactaaaaatgattaaatttactaatttGCTTCAtattgtttacttttttcGACAAATAATGTAATTCAGGGTTAAAATTTAAGCACCTTTatccgtatatatttattctatatattttcattgagTGAAGAGATAAGTTGATCTActgacatttgaaaattttgaggtaGCAATCCTAGTTCCCtggttgaatttttaaattgttcaCTTTAAAAGTCTCAAATAATGAAATCGAAGTAACCTATGATAAAGATTATTTCCGAAAAACACACTTACTATGTTATCGcttaaatataagtataaaagtATCATACCGTGTTTTTTATTAGTGGGATCATCAGAATCTtccgaataatttttaacgactgGTTCAGTATAAGAAATATTGGTTTGTTGTTGGGCCGATGACTCTAGATTTCGATCAGATCTCTCTCTGTCATTGAATTCATCGATTCCAGTGTAATCGTCAATTGATATAAGATTTGCATtatctaatttattaaattgattacTCATAATTCATCCGTTTTATCGaatcatttatataaaattcacGACTTCCCAAACCATCCGTTTATAGCTAACAACTCCAACTTCACTAATTCAATTCAGCCAAGTGAATCAGCTGTCGAAATTCGAAAATAGTTGTCAACTACTGGACTCGGCGAAAATGTGCCACgctaaataatttgtaaagttGGCTACTTGGAGAGTATACGTATAGTCTCTATAGTTGGCTACATAGAGCACAAGTGTATATgggtgtgaatgtagcagacaacAGACAATCGAAAAGTTTAACAATCGATATTTCTgcgaaaaaacgatttaaaaaattttaagacgcGGGAATGTATtcgttttcaaattatttttacacgcattttattctttttctcttactttcttttttggagctataatttttaaaataaaactttaatgaacatttttagaaatatatatcaataaaaaaccatCAAATTAACCCATTTACATTCTTTTTTAACGAACTAcagatgacttttttttttcaataaaatttatagaatttatattaagctgtatctatttaaataatgactaaaatgaaaaaaaaaaaaattcatctctTCATTTCATCAAAATCTacagatgaattttttaaaattatttttaaaatttttatttcataagtttttaatttttttctcatccgacaaatttttataatgacatATAGCTACGAAAAAGTAgttttatcgataaaaaaaaaaaggaaatatgtctaatttaaaaaaatctacaaatgaattttcatattttatatatatatatatatatatatatatatatatatatatatatatatatatatatatatatatatatatatatatatatatatatatatatatatatatatatatatatatatatatatctatatttatataaaataaaaaaactatattttttataaattaaattctttaacAGCCATTTAATCATCACAAATAACaagtcaaattatttataatcttattttaagctaaaaatcattttttggacccttttagaacattttttaaaaaaatattatacaatattttgaTTCAATAAAACGTTATCGTTGTATTTCAAATATAACATAATCAGTGACaacttaacaataaataaaatcaggtAAGtacatgaattattattaagtttgTACTCATGCGCATGCGCTCTATATTTTGCCCTTTCTTGTGTAGCGGCATTCAAATAGAACTTTCTGTCTTTAGACCAATTAAAGTTacaatgttttattattaatgttatatattattgGGTACGTTTATGTCAACTAACTAAAGATTACGACTGTTAACGAACTAATTTTGTATACTGATGCTTCATTgttatatgaattattattcatttttaaataaaaggttctaaatatattatgataaaatattattgagaaatatatattttctaatgagtgtgaatgtagcaaacATTTgacagtttataaatttttaaataaataatttaaatgtaagtcgaataaaatttaaaaaaaatgcgcgtccTGATTGTTcaattatgtaaatatatatttgttaatttttattttacttacatttaatttatttatttaagaatttataaactgCCAATTGTTAtagctacattcacacttaaactgacaaaaaatttctctttggacaattaaattggttttgttgaattctattaaactaaaatttatttgggacaactaaattttattacgtcaatataatctattttatcatttttaacaaatgatttaatagactctatttggttgacattaatatttctctctctaagataataaaatcatatggtagagttaaga from Microplitis mediator isolate UGA2020A chromosome 7, iyMicMedi2.1, whole genome shotgun sequence includes the following:
- the LOC130672483 gene encoding protein YIPF1 isoform X1, producing the protein MSNQFNKLDNANLISIDDYTGIDEFNDRERSDRNLESSAQQQTNISYTEPVVKNYSEDSDDPTNKKHAEENKNFWTLEYYQQFFNVETHDVFERIKKSMLPSNEDNYLLSQIKPNPDLYGPFWIPVTLIFVVAISGNFANYLQTANNGKYHWKYDFHIVSYAAISICLYVWMLPLSLWGGMKWTNASPNNSLNTQLMETNQDLRLLDLLCLYGYSLSIYIPVAILWTIQIGWFQWLLVGVASLMSGGVLLRCLLPFINSKQKLIYTAIITGMHLLLAAGFMLYFFHVPDRDLTSESNHGSTTIKTITLEKNN
- the LOC130672483 gene encoding protein YIPF1 isoform X2, which gives rise to MSNQFNKLDNANLISIDDYTGIDEFNDRERSDRNLESSAQQQTNISYTEPVVKNYSEDSDDPTNKKHEENKNFWTLEYYQQFFNVETHDVFERIKKSMLPSNEDNYLLSQIKPNPDLYGPFWIPVTLIFVVAISGNFANYLQTANNGKYHWKYDFHIVSYAAISICLYVWMLPLSLWGGMKWTNASPNNSLNTQLMETNQDLRLLDLLCLYGYSLSIYIPVAILWTIQIGWFQWLLVGVASLMSGGVLLRCLLPFINSKQKLIYTAIITGMHLLLAAGFMLYFFHVPDRDLTSESNHGSTTIKTITLEKNN
- the LOC130672481 gene encoding coiled-coil domain-containing protein 50-like yields the protein MMAKPILNSDSLPKAGRVNEVCREWLVHEDGALAYRLQDKEIKEHYSGNKVRNAQVREDLPRAKIEQQLEELKYHSLIQQQEEKDAFIAREVALKLEREERIRERELEEKMKYQLQLDDERLQMEVELLMQRRLQEEKDQEIAKMIQEEENSADLNASLIDDQFLRDRKLAMEAQDAEFARLLQEKEKMKARRARERARQKKLNRQQTQQLECQIDDIKSQIPNGSDLMVDNEKKSPQQSSDFTHHPFQCLTPERIQVLRDQKEDVQECSNVAAIIDPTYYKNSNPSSSSSSSNIMSPSYLSPTFSDDLENDNIPCYMPIQGQRRMQIPASPLFHEEKNKRRVKDGCKNQ